A section of the Thermodesulfobacteriota bacterium genome encodes:
- a CDS encoding GTP pyrophosphokinase, translating into MADGQLSPDQLRQRAVRFFGRYGQELEAIRQLLHIRLGQLALAYTLEHGLPRDAVLVISRTKTLGSFLAKLERQGWPQFYLPSEVVQDLVAARVVCWFLDDCYGMLRFAQESQNLLVVPDSVDDYNRQPKPSGYRAIHLLVRVPYDRVAEKDGRHQLVADHLRAEVQIRTKLQDAWGELTHEMHYKMSTPLRQQYDMLVAAMADRLWAEDRSAEAIRQLLRRERPAKHREGLRGS; encoded by the coding sequence ATGGCTGACGGGCAGCTCTCCCCGGATCAGCTGCGGCAGCGGGCGGTCCGGTTCTTCGGTCGCTATGGCCAGGAGCTGGAGGCCATCCGCCAGCTCCTGCACATCCGGCTGGGCCAACTGGCCCTGGCCTACACCCTGGAGCATGGCCTGCCCCGGGATGCGGTACTGGTCATCAGCCGCACCAAGACCCTGGGCAGCTTTCTGGCCAAGCTGGAGCGGCAGGGCTGGCCCCAGTTCTATCTGCCCTCCGAGGTGGTTCAGGACCTGGTGGCGGCCCGGGTGGTCTGCTGGTTTCTGGACGACTGCTACGGCATGCTCCGCTTCGCCCAGGAGAGCCAGAACCTCTTGGTGGTCCCCGACTCGGTGGACGACTACAACCGGCAGCCCAAGCCCTCCGGCTACCGGGCCATCCATCTTCTGGTTCGGGTGCCTTACGACCGGGTGGCCGAGAAGGATGGCCGCCACCAGCTGGTGGCGGACCATCTGCGCGCCGAGGTGCAGATCCGCACCAAGCTCCAGGACGCCTGGGGCGAGCTCACCCACGAGATGCACTACAAGATGTCCACCCCCTTGCGCCAGCAGTACGACATGCTGGTGGCGGCCATGGCCGACCGCCTCTGGGCCGAGGACCGCTCCGCCGAGGCGATCCGCCAGCTTTTGCGGCGGGAGCGGCCGGCGAAGCACCGGGAAGGGCTGCGGGGCAGCTGA
- a CDS encoding type 1 glutamine amidotransferase: MNKRACVFQHTPWEGPGRNLLAGCQRHGLRLEIVRVWQERIPDLTPYAALIVLGGSPNVDEEDRYPFLRPEKEAIARSLADDRPYLGFCLGHQLLADALGARVGKNFTPSLGFITGHVTEAGREHPALAHLDHRFPLFKWHGQTVLEPLPHNLTVLMTSAECQVEAIGVAGRPHLLGLQFDNHAGSPEEVAGFLASDRSWFEAMVAGKDLAPERILADARQHQDIIAGQFHRFFDNFVTLAGIAPAGARKRTA; encoded by the coding sequence ATGAACAAGCGAGCTTGCGTCTTCCAGCATACCCCCTGGGAGGGGCCGGGCCGGAACCTCCTGGCCGGCTGCCAGCGCCACGGCCTGAGGCTCGAGATCGTGCGGGTGTGGCAGGAGCGGATTCCGGACCTCACCCCCTACGCCGCCCTCATCGTTCTCGGCGGCAGCCCCAACGTGGACGAGGAGGATCGCTACCCCTTCCTGCGGCCGGAAAAGGAGGCCATCGCCCGATCCCTGGCCGACGACCGGCCCTATCTCGGCTTCTGCCTGGGCCACCAGCTCCTGGCCGACGCCCTGGGCGCCCGGGTGGGCAAGAACTTCACCCCCAGCCTGGGATTCATCACCGGCCACGTCACCGAGGCCGGGCGCGAGCATCCGGCGCTCGCCCATCTCGACCACCGGTTTCCCCTTTTCAAGTGGCACGGCCAGACCGTTCTGGAGCCCCTGCCCCACAACCTGACCGTGCTCATGACCTCCGCCGAGTGTCAGGTGGAGGCCATCGGGGTGGCCGGTCGCCCCCACCTGCTCGGCCTGCAATTCGACAACCACGCCGGCAGCCCCGAGGAGGTGGCCGGCTTCCTGGCCAGCGACCGGTCCTGGTTCGAGGCCATGGTGGCCGGCAAAGACCTGGCGCCCGAGCGCATTCTGGCCGATGCCCGCCAGCATCAGGACATCATTGCCGGCCAGTTCCATCGCTTCTTCGACAACTTCGTGACCCTGGCCGGCATCGCCCCCGCCGGCGCCCGGAAACGGACGGCCTGA